Proteins encoded within one genomic window of Pygocentrus nattereri isolate fPygNat1 chromosome 7, fPygNat1.pri, whole genome shotgun sequence:
- the LOC108436995 gene encoding ribonuclease P protein subunit p25-like protein isoform X2, whose product MDLRGEYLPLQGETTTADSISATLPSPSPGAKQGLATGFKKVLRTEEDSPSPFPGLLPGVLEMRVKEGSKIRNLMGFAMARMQSDPGDSGQAGLRQVVFTGSGRAVTKTITCAEIMKRKVGGLHQLTKLRYKGVQEVWESQEGGDAEMTIHRTVPSISILLSKDPLDPLEPGYQPPETQTALWEEREGADVPQPAAKRSFDQTVSEPQSKRFCPQANESKRCAEPEVVRRK is encoded by the exons ATGGATCTGAGGGGTGAATATCTACCCCTTCAGGGTGAGACAACTACTGCTGACAGCATCTCTGCCACCCTACCTTCCCCCAGCCCAGGGGCGAAGCAGGGTCTTGCAACCGGCTTTAAGAAGGTGCTTCGGACGGAGGAGGACAGTCCAAGCCCGTTTCCAGGGCTACTGCCTGGCGTCCTGGAGATGAGGGTCAAAGAAGGTAGCAAGATTCGCAACCTGATGGGTTTCGCCATGGCCCGGATGCAAAGTGATCCCGGAGACAGCGGTCAGGCTGGACTAAGACAGGTGGTGTTCACAGGGTCAGGCCGAGCAGTCACCAAAACCATCACCTGCGCCGAGATCATGAAGAGGAAAGTGGGCGGACTGCACCAGCTGACAAAACTGCGGTACAAAGGCGTGCAGGAGGTGTGGGAGAGTCAGGAAGGAGGTGATGCAGAGATGACTATCCACAGGACTGTGCCGTCCATCAGTATCCTGTTGTCCAAGGATCCACTGGACCCTCTGGAGCCGGGATACCAGCCCCCAGAGACCCAGACCGCTCTctgggaggagagagaaggtgCTGATGTACCACAGCCAGCAGCGAAAAGATCATTTGACCAGACTGTTAGCGAGCCACAATCAAAAAGATTCTGTCCTCAAG CAAATGAATCAAAGCGCTGCGCTGAACCCGAGGTTGTGAGGAGGAAGTGA
- the LOC108436995 gene encoding ribonuclease P protein subunit p25-like protein isoform X4 yields the protein MDLRGEYLPLQGETTTADSISATLPSPSPGAKQGLATGFKKVLRTEEDSPSPFPGLLPGVLEMRVKEGSKIRNLMGFAMARMQSDPGDSGQAGLRQVVFTGSGRAVTKTITCAEIMKRKVGGLHQLTKLRYKGVQEVWESQEGGDAEMTIHRTVPSISILLSKDPLDPLEPGYQPPETQTALWEEREGADVPQPAAKRSFDQTVSEPQSKRFCPQDI from the exons ATGGATCTGAGGGGTGAATATCTACCCCTTCAGGGTGAGACAACTACTGCTGACAGCATCTCTGCCACCCTACCTTCCCCCAGCCCAGGGGCGAAGCAGGGTCTTGCAACCGGCTTTAAGAAGGTGCTTCGGACGGAGGAGGACAGTCCAAGCCCGTTTCCAGGGCTACTGCCTGGCGTCCTGGAGATGAGGGTCAAAGAAGGTAGCAAGATTCGCAACCTGATGGGTTTCGCCATGGCCCGGATGCAAAGTGATCCCGGAGACAGCGGTCAGGCTGGACTAAGACAGGTGGTGTTCACAGGGTCAGGCCGAGCAGTCACCAAAACCATCACCTGCGCCGAGATCATGAAGAGGAAAGTGGGCGGACTGCACCAGCTGACAAAACTGCGGTACAAAGGCGTGCAGGAGGTGTGGGAGAGTCAGGAAGGAGGTGATGCAGAGATGACTATCCACAGGACTGTGCCGTCCATCAGTATCCTGTTGTCCAAGGATCCACTGGACCCTCTGGAGCCGGGATACCAGCCCCCAGAGACCCAGACCGCTCTctgggaggagagagaaggtgCTGATGTACCACAGCCAGCAGCGAAAAGATCATTTGACCAGACTGTTAGCGAGCCACAATCAAAAAGATTCTGTCCTCAAG ACATATAA
- the LOC108436995 gene encoding ribonuclease P protein subunit p25-like protein isoform X3, whose protein sequence is MDLRGEYLPLQGETTTADSISATLPSPSPGAKQGLATGFKKVLRTEEDSPSPFPGLLPGVLEMRVKEGSKIRNLMGFAMARMQSDPGDSGQAGLRQVVFTGSGRAVTKTITCAEIMKRKVGGLHQLTKLRYKGVQEVWESQEGGDAEMTIHRTVPSISILLSKDPLDPLEPGYQPPETQTALWEEREGADVPQPAAKRSFDQTVSEPQSKRFCPQADI, encoded by the exons ATGGATCTGAGGGGTGAATATCTACCCCTTCAGGGTGAGACAACTACTGCTGACAGCATCTCTGCCACCCTACCTTCCCCCAGCCCAGGGGCGAAGCAGGGTCTTGCAACCGGCTTTAAGAAGGTGCTTCGGACGGAGGAGGACAGTCCAAGCCCGTTTCCAGGGCTACTGCCTGGCGTCCTGGAGATGAGGGTCAAAGAAGGTAGCAAGATTCGCAACCTGATGGGTTTCGCCATGGCCCGGATGCAAAGTGATCCCGGAGACAGCGGTCAGGCTGGACTAAGACAGGTGGTGTTCACAGGGTCAGGCCGAGCAGTCACCAAAACCATCACCTGCGCCGAGATCATGAAGAGGAAAGTGGGCGGACTGCACCAGCTGACAAAACTGCGGTACAAAGGCGTGCAGGAGGTGTGGGAGAGTCAGGAAGGAGGTGATGCAGAGATGACTATCCACAGGACTGTGCCGTCCATCAGTATCCTGTTGTCCAAGGATCCACTGGACCCTCTGGAGCCGGGATACCAGCCCCCAGAGACCCAGACCGCTCTctgggaggagagagaaggtgCTGATGTACCACAGCCAGCAGCGAAAAGATCATTTGACCAGACTGTTAGCGAGCCACAATCAAAAAGATTCTGTCCTCAAG CAGACATATAA
- the LOC108436995 gene encoding ribonuclease P protein subunit p25-like protein isoform X1: protein MDLRGEYLPLQGETTTADSISATLPSPSPGAKQGLATGFKKVLRTEEDSPSPFPGLLPGVLEMRVKEGSKIRNLMGFAMARMQSDPGDSGQAGLRQVVFTGSGRAVTKTITCAEIMKRKVGGLHQLTKLRYKGVQEVWESQEGGDAEMTIHRTVPSISILLSKDPLDPLEPGYQPPETQTALWEEREGADVPQPAAKRSFDQTVSEPQSKRFCPQDLQGFPGSSKRVAHKLLFCQIRLPCSVLR, encoded by the exons ATGGATCTGAGGGGTGAATATCTACCCCTTCAGGGTGAGACAACTACTGCTGACAGCATCTCTGCCACCCTACCTTCCCCCAGCCCAGGGGCGAAGCAGGGTCTTGCAACCGGCTTTAAGAAGGTGCTTCGGACGGAGGAGGACAGTCCAAGCCCGTTTCCAGGGCTACTGCCTGGCGTCCTGGAGATGAGGGTCAAAGAAGGTAGCAAGATTCGCAACCTGATGGGTTTCGCCATGGCCCGGATGCAAAGTGATCCCGGAGACAGCGGTCAGGCTGGACTAAGACAGGTGGTGTTCACAGGGTCAGGCCGAGCAGTCACCAAAACCATCACCTGCGCCGAGATCATGAAGAGGAAAGTGGGCGGACTGCACCAGCTGACAAAACTGCGGTACAAAGGCGTGCAGGAGGTGTGGGAGAGTCAGGAAGGAGGTGATGCAGAGATGACTATCCACAGGACTGTGCCGTCCATCAGTATCCTGTTGTCCAAGGATCCACTGGACCCTCTGGAGCCGGGATACCAGCCCCCAGAGACCCAGACCGCTCTctgggaggagagagaaggtgCTGATGTACCACAGCCAGCAGCGAAAAGATCATTTGACCAGACTGTTAGCGAGCCACAATCAAAAAGATTCTGTCCTCAAG ATCTACAAGGCTTTCCAGGAAGTTCAAAGCGTGTGGCCCACAAACTGCTTTTTTGCCAGATTAGACTTCCCTGCAGTGTGTTGAGATAG